A stretch of Crossiella cryophila DNA encodes these proteins:
- a CDS encoding PLDc N-terminal domain-containing protein, which produces MSLTVLAQDRPEDVVDRIAGFIFGVTGGIIGILYLLLFLFAVISILRSQRLTGGGKFLWIVVALAYPFLGSLGWFVFGKSAQLVKQGSYTG; this is translated from the coding sequence ATGTCGCTCACTGTGCTCGCGCAAGACCGTCCCGAGGACGTGGTGGACCGGATCGCCGGGTTCATCTTCGGGGTGACCGGCGGGATCATCGGGATCCTGTACCTGCTGCTGTTCCTGTTCGCGGTGATCTCGATCCTGCGCAGCCAGCGGCTCACCGGCGGCGGCAAGTTCCTGTGGATCGTGGTCGCGCTGGCCTACCCGTTCCTGGGCAGCCTTGGCTGGTTCGTCTTCGGCAAATCCGCCCAGCTGGTCAAGCAGGGCAGTTACACCGGCTAA
- a CDS encoding MarR family winged helix-turn-helix transcriptional regulator, whose product MTDSGELAEELRTAIGALVRTARNGQLMPPGELALLGHLDREGPLTTAELAGRRQIRHQSAAKAVKELLAAGLVEPGRHATDGRKVPLHLTAAGRELLDTERRRRADRLAAAIEELSPGERAEVARLTALLTRLTTHIRGER is encoded by the coding sequence ATGACGGACAGCGGGGAGCTGGCGGAGGAGCTGCGCACCGCGATCGGCGCCCTGGTGCGCACCGCGCGCAACGGACAGCTCATGCCGCCCGGCGAACTGGCCCTGCTCGGTCACCTGGACCGGGAAGGGCCGCTCACCACCGCGGAACTGGCCGGACGCCGCCAGATCCGGCACCAGTCCGCGGCCAAGGCGGTCAAGGAACTCCTGGCCGCCGGCCTGGTCGAACCGGGCAGGCACGCCACCGACGGCCGCAAGGTGCCACTGCACCTGACCGCGGCCGGACGGGAACTACTGGACACCGAACGCCGCCGCCGCGCGGACCGGCTGGCCGCCGCGATCGAGGAACTGTCGCCCGGCGAACGCGCCGAGGTGGCCAGGCTGACCGCGTTGCTGACCCGCCTCACCACGCACATCCGCGGCGAACGGTAA
- a CDS encoding helix-turn-helix domain-containing protein encodes METVLGLVFHAQGLATFQEAARTLAGVRLEWVTYEREEQIRPAVAELLARQHLDGLLLGLMPYAQCRDLLPPDLQVTVTRPVALDLSLMFCRALARGWAAQPVSIDTFETGIVDEVAMALGADRDRIAVLPYAPEQTPAEIVAFHREFLAREPGGCVLTMRTAVARELGDLRLVTTEQVVSTMRAQLHELVLRIESQRASAQRFAAGVFLLSTSDGAVDLDRTRVRLLNLLVQTSEFADAWIENRDRRGVVVFAQHALFERITDHWVSVPVLGHAEAALGSRVVAGFGVGASARNCVLLAERAAARAEAEGVSCGYLIEDSGVIIGPMGRAQPALTFAYRAHTAELETLARGAGLSTVTLSRLAALEKTLHGKAIAPSDLADSLGITDPSGRRLIRKLIACGLVRADGTAQNHRKGRPTRLYRLAIGDAVQSVTGGES; translated from the coding sequence ATGGAAACGGTGCTGGGACTGGTTTTCCACGCCCAGGGGCTGGCGACCTTCCAGGAGGCCGCGCGCACGCTGGCCGGGGTGCGCCTGGAGTGGGTGACCTACGAACGCGAGGAACAGATCCGGCCCGCGGTGGCCGAACTCCTTGCGCGGCAACACCTCGACGGGTTGCTGCTCGGCCTGATGCCCTACGCGCAGTGCCGGGACCTGTTGCCGCCGGACCTCCAGGTCACCGTGACCAGGCCGGTCGCGCTGGACCTGTCGCTGATGTTCTGCCGTGCGCTGGCCAGGGGCTGGGCCGCGCAGCCGGTCAGCATCGACACCTTCGAGACCGGGATCGTGGACGAGGTCGCCATGGCGCTCGGCGCGGATCGGGACCGGATCGCGGTGCTGCCCTACGCCCCGGAGCAGACCCCGGCGGAGATCGTGGCCTTCCACCGGGAGTTCCTGGCCCGCGAGCCCGGCGGGTGCGTGCTGACCATGCGCACCGCGGTGGCCAGGGAACTCGGCGACCTCCGGCTGGTCACCACCGAGCAGGTGGTCTCCACCATGCGCGCCCAGCTGCACGAGCTGGTGCTGCGGATCGAATCCCAGCGGGCCAGCGCGCAACGCTTCGCCGCCGGGGTGTTCCTGCTGTCCACTTCGGACGGTGCGGTGGACCTGGACCGGACCCGGGTGCGGCTGCTCAACCTGCTGGTGCAGACCAGTGAGTTCGCCGACGCGTGGATCGAGAACCGGGACCGGCGCGGGGTGGTGGTCTTCGCCCAGCACGCCCTGTTCGAGCGGATCACCGACCACTGGGTGTCGGTGCCGGTACTGGGGCACGCCGAGGCCGCGCTGGGTTCGCGGGTGGTCGCCGGGTTCGGGGTGGGCGCCTCGGCGCGCAACTGCGTGCTGCTGGCCGAACGCGCCGCCGCCCGCGCCGAGGCCGAGGGCGTCTCCTGCGGCTACCTGATCGAGGACAGCGGGGTGATCATCGGTCCGATGGGCCGGGCGCAGCCCGCGCTGACCTTCGCCTACCGCGCGCACACCGCCGAACTGGAGACCCTGGCCAGGGGCGCCGGACTGAGCACGGTGACCCTGTCCCGGCTGGCCGCGCTGGAGAAGACCTTGCACGGCAAGGCGATCGCACCCAGCGACCTGGCCGACTCGCTCGGCATCACCGATCCCAGTGGGCGCAGGCTGATCCGCAAGCTGATCGCCTGCGGCCTTGTGCGAGCCGACGGCACCGCGCAGAACCACCGCAAGGGCCGGCCGACCCGGCTGTACCGGCTGGCGATCGGCGACGCGGTGCAGTCGGTCACCGGCGGGGAGTCGTGA
- a CDS encoding GNAT family N-acetyltransferase, which translates to MAEQDVQVTRNEQANRYEVTVGGVLAGFAEYELRDGRAYFTHTEVFEQFGGRGLGGVLAAEALSDTAGRDLEIVPLCPFIARYLTRHPDFAGRVAWPEQA; encoded by the coding sequence ATGGCTGAGCAGGACGTCCAGGTGACGCGGAACGAGCAGGCGAACCGGTATGAGGTGACCGTCGGCGGGGTGCTCGCCGGGTTCGCCGAGTACGAGTTGCGGGACGGGCGCGCCTACTTCACCCACACCGAGGTGTTCGAGCAGTTCGGCGGTCGCGGACTCGGCGGCGTGCTGGCCGCGGAGGCGCTGTCCGACACGGCCGGGCGGGATCTGGAGATCGTGCCGCTGTGCCCGTTCATCGCCCGCTACCTGACCCGCCACCCCGACTTCGCCGGCCGGGTGGCCTGGCCTGAGCAGGCGTGA
- a CDS encoding cupin domain-containing protein gives MRLSIRAIVAALVLLGSVLLAPAASATPSRGVTAKLLAQHTVGDTDYVLREITIAPGGTTGWHRHLGTLYGVVRGGVLSHFDADCASDGVYKRGQAIVERPDYVHVGRNLGTEPLILEVLYVLPHGAPLAVDEANPGCEFE, from the coding sequence TGCGACTGTCGATCCGGGCCATCGTGGCCGCCCTGGTACTGCTTGGCTCGGTGCTGCTCGCCCCGGCCGCCTCCGCCACCCCCTCCCGAGGGGTCACCGCGAAACTCCTCGCCCAGCACACCGTCGGCGACACCGACTACGTGCTGCGCGAGATCACCATCGCCCCCGGCGGCACCACCGGCTGGCACCGCCACCTCGGCACCCTCTACGGCGTGGTCCGCGGCGGCGTGCTCAGCCACTTCGACGCCGACTGCGCCAGCGACGGCGTGTACAAACGCGGCCAGGCCATCGTGGAACGGCCCGACTACGTGCATGTCGGCCGCAACCTGGGCACCGAACCGCTGATCCTGGAAGTCCTCTACGTGCTCCCGCACGGCGCGCCGCTGGCCGTCGACGAGGCCAACCCGGGATGTGAGTTCGAGTGA
- a CDS encoding glycoside hydrolase family 3 protein: MAGGIASAAPEPDATAAAKQPVVGKPDLGWDGCARIQDKLPAFADWPKVKSNIGRNAADERRIAKILSELTLEEKVGQMIQPEIAAITPAEVKQYGIGTVLNGGGSWPGKNKKATPQDWLTLADAYWQASKESRTKIPVIWGIDAVHGNNNVFGTTVFPHNIGLGATQDPCLIRDIGAATAEQVRATGQDWAFAPTLAVVKDDRWGRTYEGFSEDPRITRAYGYEATRGLQGDNPRGIGSDGVIATAKHFMGDGGTTKGKDQGVNASSKADMINTHGQGYYGSLAAGAQSVMISFNSWTNEEQGIKEGKLHGSKLMVDEVLKNKMGFDGLVVSDWNGHGQVDGCTNASCARAVNAGIDVFMVPHEWKAFLTNTIAQVNSGEIPIARIDDAVTRILRVKLRSGLFEAKKPSEREHAGKADAQRAKDIAREAARKSQVLLKNDKRVLPLSPRSKVLVVGKSADSMQNQTGGWTLTWQGTGNTNADFPNGTTILGGLKGALGEANVTFSEKADNVDPSKFDAVIAVIGETPYAEGTGDIGKRSLEAAKLFPEDLAVLDKVAGKGAPVVTVYVAGRPLHVNKELNRSDAFVAAWLPGTEGAGVADMLVRGWHTGFGYQGKLSYSWPKAACQTPLNAEQKDYDPLFRYGYGLRNWETGNVGKLDETSPESCSPPGGGTAEEDLEVFVRKDIKPFKGFIGSPENWGGTEIGPDGTAAHASISVEPTDVSVQGDGLKTTWNGTAPGQLYMQAPAPGEDLRGYQNANGALVFDVIVGQAPANRTVISTHCGYPCQGEVAGTKLFTDLPIGVKQTVKIPVSCFAEKGLDLEAVNTPFLVYTDGAFQASFANVRWVPKAAADPDAKKCSDLT, translated from the coding sequence ATGGCCGGCGGGATCGCCAGCGCCGCGCCGGAGCCGGACGCGACCGCAGCGGCCAAGCAGCCGGTGGTGGGCAAACCCGATCTGGGCTGGGACGGCTGCGCCCGGATCCAGGACAAACTGCCCGCCTTCGCCGACTGGCCCAAGGTCAAGAGCAACATCGGGCGCAACGCCGCGGACGAGCGGCGGATCGCCAAGATCCTCTCCGAGCTGACCCTCGAGGAGAAGGTCGGCCAGATGATCCAGCCGGAGATCGCCGCGATCACCCCGGCCGAGGTCAAGCAGTACGGCATCGGCACCGTGCTCAACGGCGGCGGCTCGTGGCCAGGCAAGAACAAGAAGGCCACCCCGCAGGACTGGCTGACCCTGGCCGACGCCTACTGGCAGGCATCCAAGGAGTCGCGCACCAAGATCCCGGTGATCTGGGGCATCGACGCGGTGCACGGCAACAACAACGTCTTCGGCACCACGGTCTTCCCGCACAACATCGGTCTTGGCGCGACCCAGGATCCTTGCCTGATCAGGGACATCGGCGCGGCCACCGCCGAGCAGGTCCGTGCCACCGGCCAGGACTGGGCGTTCGCGCCGACCCTCGCGGTGGTCAAGGACGACCGCTGGGGCCGCACCTACGAGGGCTTCTCCGAGGACCCGCGGATCACCCGCGCCTACGGCTACGAGGCCACCCGCGGCCTGCAGGGCGACAACCCGCGCGGCATCGGCTCCGACGGCGTGATCGCCACCGCCAAGCACTTCATGGGCGACGGCGGCACCACCAAGGGCAAGGACCAGGGCGTCAACGCCTCGTCCAAGGCCGACATGATCAACACCCACGGTCAGGGCTACTACGGCTCGCTGGCCGCGGGCGCGCAGAGCGTGATGATCTCGTTCAACAGCTGGACGAACGAGGAGCAGGGCATCAAGGAGGGCAAGCTCCACGGCTCCAAGCTGATGGTGGACGAGGTCCTCAAGAACAAGATGGGCTTCGACGGTCTGGTCGTCTCGGACTGGAACGGCCACGGCCAGGTCGACGGCTGCACCAACGCCAGCTGCGCGCGGGCGGTGAACGCGGGCATCGACGTGTTCATGGTCCCGCACGAGTGGAAGGCCTTCCTGACCAACACCATCGCCCAGGTCAACAGCGGCGAGATCCCGATCGCGCGGATCGACGACGCGGTCACCCGGATCCTGCGGGTGAAGCTGCGCTCGGGGCTGTTCGAGGCCAAGAAGCCCTCGGAGCGTGAGCACGCCGGCAAGGCGGATGCCCAGCGCGCCAAGGACATCGCCCGCGAGGCCGCGCGCAAGTCGCAGGTGCTGCTCAAGAACGACAAGCGGGTGCTGCCGCTCTCGCCGCGGTCGAAGGTCCTGGTCGTGGGCAAGAGCGCGGACAGCATGCAGAACCAGACCGGCGGCTGGACGCTGACCTGGCAGGGCACCGGCAACACCAACGCCGACTTCCCCAACGGCACCACCATCCTCGGCGGGCTCAAGGGCGCGCTGGGCGAGGCGAACGTGACCTTCAGCGAGAAGGCCGACAACGTCGACCCGTCGAAGTTCGACGCGGTGATCGCGGTCATCGGGGAGACCCCGTACGCCGAGGGCACCGGCGACATCGGCAAGCGCTCCCTGGAGGCGGCCAAGCTGTTCCCGGAGGACCTGGCCGTGCTGGACAAGGTCGCCGGCAAGGGCGCCCCGGTGGTGACGGTCTACGTCGCGGGCCGGCCGCTGCACGTGAACAAGGAGCTGAACCGCTCGGACGCCTTCGTCGCGGCCTGGCTGCCGGGCACCGAGGGCGCCGGCGTGGCGGACATGCTGGTGCGCGGCTGGCACACCGGTTTCGGCTACCAGGGCAAGCTGTCCTACTCCTGGCCGAAGGCGGCCTGCCAGACGCCGCTGAACGCCGAGCAGAAGGACTACGACCCGCTGTTCAGGTACGGCTACGGCCTGCGGAACTGGGAGACCGGCAACGTCGGCAAGCTGGACGAGACCTCGCCGGAGAGCTGCTCCCCGCCCGGTGGCGGCACCGCTGAGGAAGACCTGGAAGTCTTCGTGCGCAAGGACATCAAGCCGTTCAAGGGCTTCATCGGGTCGCCGGAGAACTGGGGCGGCACCGAGATCGGCCCCGACGGCACCGCCGCGCACGCCTCGATCAGTGTGGAGCCGACCGACGTCAGCGTGCAGGGCGACGGGCTCAAGACCACCTGGAACGGCACCGCGCCCGGTCAGCTGTACATGCAGGCCCCCGCTCCCGGCGAGGACCTGCGCGGCTACCAGAACGCCAACGGCGCGCTGGTCTTCGACGTGATCGTGGGCCAGGCCCCGGCCAACCGCACGGTGATCTCCACCCACTGCGGTTACCCGTGCCAGGGCGAGGTGGCCGGGACGAAGTTGTTCACCGACCTGCCCATCGGGGTGAAGCAGACGGTGAAGATCCCGGTGTCCTGTTTCGCGGAGAAGGGTCTGGACCTGGAGGCGGTCAACACGCCGTTCCTGGTCTACACCGACGGCGCGTTCCAGGCCTCCTTCGCCAACGTGCGCTGGGTGCCCAAGGCAGCCGCCGATCCGGACGCGAAGAAGTGCTCTGATCTGACCTGA
- a CDS encoding LLM class F420-dependent oxidoreductase, giving the protein MRLGIHLSTFNHPADPAGLAAELAATGRAVEAAGAETLSVMDHYFQMEQNGLAEHPMLEGYTTLGFLAAHTTAARLGLLVTGVTYRHPGLLAKIVTTLDVLSGGRAFLGIGAAWYDREHLGLGVPYPATAERFERLEETLEICGQMWDPANNGAYEGKHYRLTETLNSPRAVSSPRPRILIGGGGERKTLRLVAQYADACNLFPIGVEGVKHKLAVLDAHCADLGRDPGEIQRTMVYRSPALDNGDLDQTARELAAYAELGISTAILVPPGEGSPAEWIERRCVPLAPKLAELG; this is encoded by the coding sequence ATGCGACTCGGCATCCACCTCAGCACCTTCAACCACCCCGCTGACCCGGCCGGACTGGCCGCCGAGCTGGCCGCCACCGGGCGTGCCGTCGAGGCGGCAGGCGCGGAGACGCTCTCGGTGATGGACCACTACTTCCAGATGGAGCAGAACGGGCTGGCCGAACACCCGATGCTGGAGGGCTACACCACCCTCGGCTTCCTGGCCGCGCACACCACCGCGGCCCGGCTGGGCCTGCTGGTCACCGGCGTCACCTACCGCCACCCCGGCCTGCTGGCCAAGATCGTCACCACCCTGGACGTGCTCTCCGGCGGCCGGGCCTTCCTGGGTATCGGCGCCGCCTGGTACGACCGGGAGCACCTCGGCCTCGGCGTGCCGTACCCGGCCACCGCCGAGCGGTTCGAGCGCCTGGAGGAGACGCTCGAGATCTGCGGCCAGATGTGGGATCCGGCGAACAACGGCGCCTACGAGGGCAAGCACTACCGGCTCACCGAGACCCTCAACTCGCCGAGGGCGGTCAGCTCGCCGCGGCCGCGCATCCTGATCGGCGGCGGTGGCGAGCGCAAGACGCTGCGCCTGGTCGCCCAGTACGCCGACGCCTGCAACCTGTTCCCCATCGGTGTGGAGGGGGTCAAGCACAAGCTGGCCGTGCTGGACGCGCACTGCGCCGACCTGGGCCGCGACCCTGGCGAGATCCAGCGCACCATGGTCTACCGCAGCCCCGCCCTGGACAACGGCGACCTGGACCAGACCGCCCGCGAACTGGCCGCCTACGCCGAACTGGGCATCAGCACGGCGATCCTGGTGCCGCCGGGCGAGGGCAGTCCGGCGGAGTGGATCGAGCGGCGCTGCGTGCCGCTGGCGCCCAAGCTCGCCGAACTCGGCTGA
- a CDS encoding pirin family protein, which translates to MSNLDTTPALTPCHAGPGAVTELLQPREVPLGGLRAMRVRRLLPQRARPTVGAWCFLDQFGPQRLDMSVLPHPHIGLQTVTWPLAGEIRHRDTVGSDAVLRPGQLNLMTAGHGIAHSEFSVGADSVLHALQLWVALPAASAGVAPHFEQHVELPRHTGDGVSAVVFMGTLGEVVSPATTYTPLVGAEVTVEPGGGALPLRPDFEYAVLVIEGSVTVDGVDLDAGPLLYLGLDRTRLDIGSADGARLVLLGGEPFPDDLVMWWNFVGRTHEDIAAAREDWEAADPVRFGVIPAHNGERIPAPVLPTVRLTPRRPRR; encoded by the coding sequence ATGAGCAACCTCGACACCACCCCCGCCCTCACCCCCTGCCATGCCGGTCCGGGCGCGGTCACCGAACTCCTGCAACCACGCGAGGTCCCGCTGGGCGGGCTGCGTGCGATGCGGGTGCGACGCCTGCTGCCGCAACGGGCCCGGCCCACCGTGGGCGCCTGGTGCTTCCTGGACCAGTTCGGGCCGCAACGCCTGGACATGTCCGTGCTGCCGCATCCGCACATCGGGCTGCAGACCGTCACCTGGCCGCTGGCCGGGGAGATCCGGCACCGGGACACCGTCGGCTCGGACGCGGTGCTGCGGCCGGGACAGCTCAACCTGATGACCGCCGGACACGGGATCGCGCACTCGGAGTTCTCGGTGGGCGCCGACTCGGTGCTGCACGCGTTGCAGCTGTGGGTGGCGCTGCCCGCGGCCAGTGCCGGGGTGGCGCCGCACTTCGAGCAGCACGTGGAACTGCCGCGGCACACCGGTGACGGGGTGTCCGCGGTGGTGTTCATGGGCACGCTGGGCGAGGTCGTCTCGCCCGCGACCACCTACACGCCGCTGGTCGGCGCGGAGGTGACCGTCGAACCGGGTGGCGGTGCGCTGCCGCTGCGGCCGGACTTCGAGTACGCGGTGCTGGTGATCGAGGGCTCGGTGACCGTCGACGGGGTGGACCTGGACGCCGGACCGTTGCTCTACCTCGGCCTGGACCGCACCCGGCTCGACATCGGCAGTGCGGACGGGGCGCGTCTCGTGCTGCTGGGCGGCGAGCCGTTCCCGGACGACCTGGTGATGTGGTGGAACTTCGTCGGCCGCACGCACGAGGACATCGCCGCGGCCCGGGAGGACTGGGAGGCGGCGGATCCGGTGCGGTTCGGGGTGATCCCCGCGCACAACGGGGAGCGGATCCCGGCGCCGGTGCTGCCGACCGTCCGGCTCACTCCCCGCCGCCCGCGTCGTTAG
- a CDS encoding TetR family transcriptional regulator — MARDAEQTKRRLLDAAIAEFAAYGIAGARVDRIAEQAKANKAMIYSYFGNKEQLFDAAFDLLVNGTVNEVPIDADDLPGYAGRLFDRFWQSPEVVRLSAWHRLERGADGPLHERVAQAHRDKIAAIEAAQADGRLPGHIPAAGLLSLVLVLATMWTPGNPDAASTKFVTTKKARRETVTEAVRQIVRT; from the coding sequence ATGGCTCGTGACGCGGAACAAACCAAACGTCGGCTGCTGGACGCGGCCATCGCCGAGTTCGCCGCCTACGGCATCGCAGGCGCCAGGGTGGACCGGATCGCGGAGCAGGCCAAGGCCAACAAGGCGATGATCTACTCCTACTTCGGCAACAAGGAGCAGCTCTTCGACGCCGCGTTCGATCTGCTGGTCAACGGCACCGTGAACGAGGTGCCCATCGACGCCGACGACCTGCCCGGCTACGCGGGACGGCTCTTCGACCGGTTCTGGCAGTCCCCCGAGGTGGTCCGGCTCTCCGCCTGGCACCGCCTGGAGCGCGGTGCGGACGGGCCGCTGCACGAGCGGGTGGCGCAGGCGCACCGGGACAAGATCGCCGCGATCGAGGCCGCGCAGGCCGACGGGCGGCTGCCGGGGCACATCCCAGCGGCCGGCCTGCTGAGCCTGGTGCTGGTGCTGGCCACGATGTGGACGCCGGGTAATCCCGACGCGGCCTCGACCAAGTTCGTCACCACCAAGAAGGCCCGGCGGGAGACCGTCACCGAGGCGGTCCGCCAGATCGTGCGCACCTGA
- a CDS encoding SAM-dependent methyltransferase has product MSTQIRLPVAVGFTGLMTAYNRAVESARPDALFTDPLAARFVEVAGDTTLAGLPRLGPAAEDGSSELWTGMNGYLAGRTVFYDRAIQAATAREHGPRQVVLLGAGLDTRAFRLALPAGTVLYEVDTAEVHEFKSAVLAGHLPSTPRIPVPVDLREDWPRALRRAGFNPAWPTVWVAEGLLMYFPEAAADTLLDTVTEQTTPGSTLLTEYMSRRPRMTDAVLADPQDHALCELLVGNTVGGPDPDPATWLAEHGWTGGHLDLLDQLTELGRPHPTLFDRSIPEPLRVHLISGRH; this is encoded by the coding sequence GTGAGCACCCAGATCCGGCTGCCCGTCGCCGTCGGCTTCACCGGCCTGATGACCGCCTACAACCGCGCGGTCGAATCCGCCCGCCCGGACGCGCTGTTCACCGACCCCCTGGCGGCCCGCTTCGTCGAGGTCGCCGGGGACACCACCCTGGCCGGACTGCCCCGGCTGGGCCCGGCCGCCGAGGACGGCTCCTCCGAACTGTGGACCGGCATGAACGGCTACCTGGCCGGCCGCACCGTCTTCTACGACCGGGCCATCCAGGCCGCCACCGCCAGGGAACACGGGCCGCGGCAGGTAGTGCTGCTCGGCGCCGGACTGGACACCAGGGCGTTCCGGCTCGCGCTGCCCGCCGGGACCGTGCTCTACGAGGTCGACACCGCCGAGGTGCACGAGTTCAAATCCGCCGTGCTCGCCGGACACCTGCCCAGCACCCCGCGCATCCCGGTGCCGGTGGACCTGCGCGAGGACTGGCCGCGGGCACTGCGCCGGGCCGGGTTCAACCCCGCCTGGCCGACCGTGTGGGTGGCCGAGGGACTGCTCATGTACTTCCCGGAAGCCGCCGCCGACACCCTCCTGGACACCGTCACCGAGCAGACCACGCCCGGCAGCACCCTGCTCACCGAGTACATGTCCCGCCGCCCCCGGATGACCGACGCGGTGCTCGCCGACCCGCAGGACCACGCGCTGTGCGAACTCCTGGTCGGCAACACCGTCGGCGGACCCGACCCGGACCCGGCGACCTGGCTGGCCGAACACGGCTGGACCGGCGGGCACCTCGACCTGCTCGACCAGCTCACCGAACTCGGCCGCCCGCACCCCACCCTGTTCGACCGGAGCATCCCCGAACCACTGCGGGTGCACCTGATCTCCGGGCGGCACTGA
- a CDS encoding MarR family winged helix-turn-helix transcriptional regulator, translating into MAGERWLDERQHQAWRGFMGMQSRLLSHLARELQRQSGLSDADYAVLVGLSESEDGRLRLNELGAELQWQKSRLSKQITRMQERGLVQREECPTDGRGAFATLTDQGRATIEAAAPLHAEQVRRYFADVLTPAQLAALTEITGTVLSHLATAEPPQS; encoded by the coding sequence ATGGCGGGCGAGCGATGGCTGGACGAGCGGCAGCACCAGGCGTGGCGGGGCTTCATGGGCATGCAGTCCCGGCTGCTCTCCCACCTGGCCCGCGAACTGCAACGGCAGAGCGGCCTCTCCGACGCCGACTACGCGGTGCTGGTCGGCCTGTCCGAGTCCGAGGACGGCAGGCTGCGGCTGAACGAACTCGGCGCCGAACTCCAGTGGCAGAAGAGCAGGCTGTCCAAGCAGATCACCCGCATGCAGGAGCGCGGCCTGGTGCAGCGCGAGGAGTGCCCGACCGACGGCCGCGGCGCCTTCGCCACCCTGACCGACCAGGGGCGGGCCACCATCGAGGCGGCCGCGCCCCTGCACGCCGAGCAGGTCCGCCGGTACTTCGCCGACGTGCTGACCCCGGCCCAGCTGGCCGCGCTGACCGAGATCACCGGCACCGTGCTCAGCCACTTGGCCACGGCCGAACCACCGCAGTCCTGA
- a CDS encoding extracellular solute-binding protein encodes MGLSRRTLLTAAAALPVLAACGRGGGRTGAVRFEGWDYEATLVQQNLDSFGQANPDLRIEYTPITSAQYVRKVVAEFTGDNGPDALYCYDDSLASWAQAGYLQPIDGLPGVDEVYKGLYESNAKAMTYQGKRYGLPYYTDCHGLLYNAELLGRAGISTPPSSLDELEAQALRIKQAGILRYPIGFPAQLSDTWSGWIWTLLYGSGGALFTDDLRPNAANDTAVRDVLAWVRRAATVTKVIDPASLQQTPVPLDNAFMAGQYAFTIGARYAARAFNDPARSKVAGRVKLGYVPSLDGRRLGTAGNTRMYCLAAHTQVKEQAFRLLRYLGGYDERGSPLTARFWFLKRGLGFAFPALERDPEITTALAKFTDPVVYSELAGMAKARNVLAVPWYAEYEHGLQKTVQRLLTDQTDAAEAATALDSGAELLARRYS; translated from the coding sequence ATGGGCCTGTCCCGCCGCACCCTGCTCACCGCGGCCGCCGCACTGCCCGTGCTCGCCGCCTGCGGCCGCGGTGGCGGCCGCACCGGCGCGGTCCGGTTCGAGGGCTGGGACTACGAGGCCACCCTGGTGCAACAGAACCTGGACAGCTTCGGCCAGGCCAACCCGGACCTGCGGATCGAGTACACCCCGATCACCAGCGCCCAGTACGTGCGCAAGGTGGTCGCGGAGTTCACCGGCGACAACGGGCCGGACGCGCTGTACTGCTACGACGACTCCCTGGCCAGCTGGGCTCAGGCCGGGTACCTGCAACCCATCGACGGCCTGCCCGGCGTCGACGAGGTCTACAAAGGACTGTACGAGTCCAACGCGAAAGCCATGACGTACCAGGGAAAGCGGTACGGGCTGCCGTACTACACCGACTGCCACGGGCTGCTCTACAACGCCGAACTGCTCGGCAGGGCCGGGATCAGCACCCCACCGTCCAGTCTGGACGAACTGGAGGCGCAGGCGCTGCGGATCAAACAGGCCGGGATCCTGCGCTATCCCATCGGGTTCCCGGCTCAGCTCTCCGACACCTGGTCCGGCTGGATCTGGACACTGCTCTACGGCAGCGGCGGCGCGCTGTTCACCGACGACCTGCGCCCCAACGCCGCCAATGACACCGCGGTCCGGGACGTCCTGGCCTGGGTGCGGCGGGCGGCCACCGTCACCAAGGTGATCGACCCGGCCTCGCTGCAACAAACCCCGGTGCCCCTGGACAACGCGTTCATGGCCGGGCAGTACGCCTTCACCATCGGCGCCCGCTACGCCGCCCGCGCCTTCAACGACCCGGCCCGATCCAAGGTCGCCGGGCGAGTGAAACTCGGCTACGTGCCCAGCCTGGACGGGCGGCGACTGGGCACCGCGGGCAACACCCGGATGTACTGCCTGGCCGCGCACACCCAGGTCAAGGAGCAGGCGTTCCGGCTGCTGCGTTACCTCGGCGGCTACGACGAGCGCGGCAGTCCGCTCACCGCCCGGTTCTGGTTCCTCAAACGCGGCCTGGGCTTCGCCTTCCCCGCCCTGGAAAGGGATCCGGAGATCACCACCGCGCTGGCCAAGTTCACCGACCCGGTCGTCTACTCCGAACTGGCCGGGATGGCCAAGGCCCGCAACGTCCTGGCCGTGCCCTGGTACGCCGAGTACGAGCACGGCCTGCAGAAGACCGTGCAGCGCCTGCTCACCGACCAGACCGACGCCGCCGAGGCCGCCACCGCCCTGGACAGCGGCGCCGAGCTGCTCGCCAGGAGGTACTCGTGA